A single Saccharolobus shibatae B12 DNA region contains:
- a CDS encoding NifB/NifX family molybdenum-iron cluster-binding protein, translating to MKVAIPVTNGYVSGPGEGLVVQIYEINGNEYKIIEEYENPALNATAARGVHMLKSAVDKGVNAVVVAEMGPPGFRFLQRYNVKAYLGMGLDAKTALEKLIKNELPEIKQPTHGERHGEHHH from the coding sequence ATGAAAGTTGCAATACCAGTTACAAATGGGTATGTTTCTGGACCAGGTGAAGGATTAGTTGTTCAAATTTATGAAATAAATGGGAACGAATACAAAATAATAGAAGAATATGAGAATCCCGCATTAAATGCTACTGCAGCCAGAGGTGTGCATATGTTAAAATCCGCCGTTGATAAAGGTGTTAACGCAGTTGTTGTAGCGGAAATGGGTCCTCCAGGGTTTAGGTTTTTGCAGAGGTATAATGTGAAGGCATATCTTGGAATGGGTCTTGATGCTAAGACTGCCTTGGAGAAGCTAATTAAAAACGAATTACCTGAAATTAAGCAACCAACACATGGGGAACGTCACGGGGAACATCACCACTAG
- a CDS encoding peroxiredoxin has translation MSEGRIPLIGEKFPEMEVVTTHGKIKLPEDFKGKWFVLFSHPGDFTPVCTTEFYSFAKKYEEFKKLNTELIGLSVDSNISHIEWVMWIEKNLKVEVPFPIIADPMGNVAKRLGMIHAESSTATVRAVFIVDDKGIVRLILYYPMEIGRNIDEILRAIRALQLVDKAGVVTPANWPNNELIGDKVINPAPRTIKDAKMRLGQPFDWWFTYKEVKTT, from the coding sequence ATGAGTGAAGGAAGAATTCCATTAATAGGAGAGAAATTCCCAGAAATGGAAGTAGTAACTACACATGGTAAGATAAAGTTACCAGAGGACTTCAAGGGGAAATGGTTCGTATTATTCAGCCATCCTGGTGACTTTACGCCAGTATGCACTACAGAGTTCTATTCATTTGCTAAGAAATACGAGGAATTCAAGAAACTGAACACAGAGCTAATAGGACTTTCAGTTGACAGTAACATCTCCCATATTGAATGGGTAATGTGGATAGAGAAGAACCTAAAGGTTGAAGTTCCATTTCCAATAATTGCGGATCCAATGGGTAATGTAGCTAAGAGGTTAGGAATGATTCACGCAGAATCCTCTACAGCCACAGTTAGGGCAGTATTCATAGTTGACGATAAGGGAATTGTGAGATTAATACTGTACTATCCAATGGAGATAGGAAGGAATATTGATGAAATTCTAAGAGCTATTAGAGCATTACAATTAGTTGATAAAGCCGGAGTTGTAACACCAGCGAACTGGCCAAATAATGAACTAATAGGAGACAAGGTCATTAATCCAGCACCCAGAACTATAAAAGATGCCAAAATGAGATTAGGTCAGCCCTTTGATTGGTGGTTCACTTATAAAGAAGTTAAAACGACATAA
- a CDS encoding MFS transporter, whose translation MFSHNFLIVLAAVSLAYIGFNVRVPLMRVVIGKRMSKEELSTYFTITPLFSIVLPLLASFIAQESYTIDFVVAVIFIIIVILILFVIKSIVSLTEEKHTTITSHIPFKEYSKLMREDRSELILPLVLAVNRFIFGTSFLYIPLYFTEIIKGSLLELGIMLSTETIAISLASPPSKFVSDRLGNVTTLAMTRILAAITYALLYFIKSPVIFIIVNWVGTLFIAMDNVPEVSLFSKMKTANLSMSLIDSVSTLLAISSPLIALIIWVNISPASVFLLSLLVIIPSAIMFKYKHL comes from the coding sequence ATATTTTCACATAATTTTCTTATAGTTCTAGCTGCAGTCAGTTTAGCATATATAGGCTTTAATGTAAGAGTACCCTTAATGAGAGTTGTAATTGGGAAGAGAATGAGTAAAGAGGAACTTAGTACCTATTTTACAATAACTCCTTTATTTTCTATAGTATTACCTTTACTTGCAAGTTTTATTGCCCAAGAGAGCTATACAATTGATTTCGTTGTGGCAGTTATCTTTATAATAATTGTAATTCTAATCCTATTCGTAATAAAGTCTATTGTATCACTAACTGAGGAAAAACATACAACTATTACTTCTCATATTCCATTTAAGGAGTATTCTAAATTGATGAGAGAAGATAGAAGTGAATTAATCTTACCCTTGGTGTTAGCTGTGAACAGGTTTATTTTTGGAACAAGTTTTTTGTATATACCACTATATTTTACAGAGATAATAAAGGGAAGTCTACTGGAGTTGGGAATAATGCTTAGTACCGAGACTATAGCCATAAGTTTAGCCTCACCTCCATCGAAGTTCGTTTCAGATAGATTAGGTAACGTGACAACGTTAGCAATGACAAGAATTCTAGCCGCTATAACGTATGCTTTACTTTACTTTATAAAATCTCCCGTGATCTTTATAATAGTAAACTGGGTTGGGACATTATTTATAGCTATGGATAACGTACCAGAAGTAAGCCTATTTTCTAAGATGAAGACAGCTAATTTATCAATGTCATTAATAGATTCCGTATCTACATTATTGGCAATATCCTCCCCTTTGATTGCTCTCATCATCTGGGTAAATATTTCTCCAGCTTCAGTGTTCTTACTTTCCCTCCTAGTAATAATACCTTCAGCAATAATGTTTAAGTATAAACATCTTTAA
- a CDS encoding amidase: MIANDTNFTANGNCWQRQFNLDLEDEELKSFLSLLKLQLESYERLDSLPDYTPRVKYQRTLGRPPMKEENPYGALVWITTIKGKEEGKLKGKRICIKDNVMIAGIPMLNGSKMLEGFVPNMDATVVSRILDEAGEIVAKTTCEDLCFSGGSHTSYPWPVLNPRNPEYMAGGSSSGSAVAVASGYCDMAVGGDQGGSIRIPSSWVGIYGLKPTYGLVPYTGAFSIEPTLDHLGPMANTVKDIALLLEVIAGRDGLDPRQPDSLPQPPVKPYLNLIDGEVKGMKVGIVKEGFNWPNSEKDVDDLVSDSAKKLEDYGIKVEEVSIPLHRMGLDIWTPIGIEGATATMILGSGLGWGRKGLFETQIADLFGNSLKSRARDLPNTVKGVLMLGYFMIREYNNRYYAKARNLSIMLKEAYDEALRKYDALIMPTTPMKAMRYRSEPSFDEYFMMALGMISNTAPFDVTGHPAMNVPVGYSNGLPVGLMIVGSYFEEDKILRIANVFERMKK, encoded by the coding sequence ATGATTGCAAATGACACAAATTTCACGGCTAACGGAAACTGTTGGCAACGGCAATTTAATTTAGATCTAGAGGATGAGGAGTTAAAATCCTTTTTGTCATTACTAAAACTGCAGTTGGAATCCTATGAGAGGTTAGACTCCTTACCAGATTATACTCCAAGAGTTAAATATCAGAGAACATTAGGTCGACCACCTATGAAAGAGGAGAATCCTTATGGTGCTTTAGTGTGGATAACTACGATAAAGGGTAAGGAAGAGGGTAAGTTAAAGGGAAAAAGGATTTGCATTAAGGACAATGTGATGATAGCGGGTATACCCATGCTTAACGGATCTAAAATGTTAGAAGGTTTTGTCCCCAATATGGACGCTACTGTAGTTTCAAGGATTCTGGATGAGGCTGGAGAAATCGTAGCTAAGACTACGTGTGAGGATCTATGCTTCTCAGGAGGTAGTCATACATCTTATCCTTGGCCAGTACTAAATCCGAGAAATCCAGAGTATATGGCTGGAGGATCATCAAGCGGTAGTGCTGTAGCAGTAGCTTCCGGCTATTGTGATATGGCTGTTGGAGGAGATCAAGGAGGCTCAATTAGAATCCCTAGTTCATGGGTTGGGATATACGGACTAAAACCGACTTACGGATTAGTTCCATATACTGGTGCTTTCTCTATCGAGCCCACATTGGATCACTTGGGACCTATGGCTAATACGGTAAAGGATATAGCATTACTTTTAGAGGTGATAGCGGGAAGAGATGGATTAGATCCAAGACAACCAGATAGTTTACCTCAACCCCCGGTTAAACCTTATTTAAACCTTATTGATGGCGAGGTAAAGGGTATGAAAGTAGGTATAGTTAAGGAAGGGTTTAATTGGCCGAACTCGGAAAAGGACGTTGATGATTTAGTATCAGATTCCGCTAAGAAGTTAGAGGATTACGGGATTAAGGTAGAAGAGGTCTCCATACCCCTACATAGGATGGGATTGGATATATGGACTCCCATTGGTATTGAGGGTGCTACAGCCACTATGATATTGGGAAGTGGACTAGGGTGGGGGAGAAAAGGACTCTTTGAGACCCAAATTGCCGATTTGTTTGGGAACTCCTTGAAATCTAGGGCCAGAGATCTTCCTAATACGGTAAAAGGCGTATTAATGCTAGGTTATTTCATGATAAGGGAATATAATAATAGGTATTACGCCAAGGCTAGAAATCTATCAATAATGTTAAAGGAAGCTTATGATGAAGCATTAAGGAAATATGATGCCCTCATAATGCCAACAACTCCTATGAAAGCCATGAGGTATAGGAGTGAACCAAGTTTTGATGAGTATTTCATGATGGCATTAGGAATGATAAGTAATACCGCTCCTTTTGACGTTACTGGACACCCTGCTATGAATGTACCTGTGGGGTATTCGAATGGTTTACCGGTTGGTTTAATGATAGTAGGAAGCTACTTTGAAGAGGACAAGATACTTAGAATAGCTAATGTGTTTGAAAGAATGAAAAAATAA